In Desulfobulbus oralis, one DNA window encodes the following:
- a CDS encoding gluconeogenesis factor YvcK family protein: protein MRDCARSAAEILAQLRTARYTPLDLFADNSAEERLVSLLLGGAMKSVSPDLLGLFGRFREQMEGIDTSGVKVVVFGGGTGLATIVGGDSRREDWPERPFTGLKQYFSDLHSVVCVTDDGGSTGELRKTLPLVALGDLRHVLLAAVRRDALIRIYALSEAGAGQLALNLHRLFNYRFSVPPKSAGALLSASGLRPDALPGPLRELLLPLLESLFLDPRLSPVLAYPQCLGNLLLAAAIYRHLRLKDSAGGSFALARQPNDLQQATIQGLADLARALGVQEDAVLPAALTPAELSLLYSNGVLSTSEDKSSAVRRFYPVDRVMTAFCGEAALHPGLLGLIAEADILLFAPGSLYTSIIPILQIPGVAGAIRANHRALKLLVANIWVQMGETDATREAPERKFYVSDMVTAYHRNIPGGVQGLFSHVIALDMADIPGSVLQGYALEAKEPIMVDRGRVQELGFGLIEAAVFSRPLLSRQKRIQHDPDALARTVKALWLLRHVGLLKQPAATRPLQDLPPAGAPHRTVPRLVPCERYARMRQRLAALGIGRVDTMVQAETESPAPLTPGKRQALLQALLAILWRHPDIPLEHLAEPQKIWLVDTTVWKYAQEWDNIVSTYQPETRRILIRDDQVRDGRMLESAFLQALGQSLLGNYAAQKSMEPLLFRGSPVGLVYRLQMAEPERLKSFLKWSDIGSYLQLIRMRPSATEQGVFTRAVNLAEGFTPPGLYFGLFYAWYLDNALAPTIEYKMAIMRNARASMIAEQARMSRRRGDTIDFFREKVFRQGALLSAAR, encoded by the coding sequence ATGCGGGACTGCGCCCGGTCGGCCGCCGAAATCCTGGCCCAACTGCGTACGGCCCGCTACACGCCGCTCGACCTTTTTGCAGACAACAGCGCCGAGGAGCGGTTGGTGTCCCTGCTGCTGGGCGGCGCCATGAAGTCTGTGTCGCCCGATCTTTTGGGCCTCTTCGGCCGTTTTCGCGAGCAGATGGAGGGCATCGACACCTCTGGCGTCAAGGTCGTGGTCTTTGGCGGCGGCACGGGCCTGGCCACCATCGTGGGCGGTGATTCCCGGCGCGAGGACTGGCCCGAACGCCCCTTCACGGGCCTGAAGCAGTACTTTTCCGATCTGCACAGCGTGGTCTGCGTGACCGATGACGGCGGTTCCACGGGCGAATTGCGCAAGACCCTGCCGCTCGTGGCCCTGGGCGATCTGCGTCACGTGCTCCTGGCCGCTGTCCGGCGGGACGCCCTGATCCGGATCTACGCGCTCTCCGAGGCCGGGGCCGGTCAACTGGCGCTGAACCTGCACCGTCTCTTCAACTACCGTTTTTCCGTGCCGCCCAAGTCGGCCGGGGCGCTGCTGAGCGCGTCCGGCCTGCGGCCGGATGCCTTGCCCGGCCCGCTTCGCGAGCTGCTCTTGCCGCTTTTGGAGTCGCTCTTCCTCGATCCGCGCCTCAGCCCGGTTTTGGCCTATCCCCAGTGTCTGGGCAATCTGCTGCTGGCTGCGGCCATCTACCGGCATCTGCGGCTTAAGGACAGTGCCGGGGGCAGCTTCGCCTTGGCCCGGCAGCCTAACGACCTGCAGCAGGCCACGATACAGGGCCTGGCCGATCTGGCGCGTGCGCTGGGCGTGCAGGAAGACGCTGTGCTGCCTGCAGCACTCACGCCGGCCGAACTCAGTCTTTTGTACAGCAACGGCGTACTGTCCACCAGCGAAGACAAGTCCAGCGCTGTGCGCCGTTTTTACCCGGTGGACCGCGTCATGACCGCGTTTTGCGGCGAGGCGGCGCTGCATCCCGGACTGCTGGGCCTCATTGCCGAGGCGGATATCCTGCTCTTTGCCCCGGGCAGTCTCTATACCTCCATCATCCCGATTCTGCAGATTCCGGGCGTGGCCGGAGCCATCCGCGCCAACCACCGGGCCCTGAAGCTGCTGGTGGCCAACATCTGGGTGCAGATGGGCGAGACCGACGCCACCCGGGAAGCGCCGGAACGGAAATTCTATGTTTCCGACATGGTCACCGCCTATCACCGCAACATCCCGGGCGGCGTGCAGGGGCTCTTTTCCCATGTCATCGCCCTCGACATGGCGGACATTCCGGGCTCGGTGCTGCAGGGCTACGCGCTGGAGGCCAAGGAGCCCATCATGGTGGATCGCGGCCGCGTGCAGGAACTGGGCTTTGGGCTGATCGAGGCGGCGGTCTTCTCCCGCCCGCTGCTGAGCCGGCAAAAGCGCATTCAGCACGATCCGGACGCCCTGGCCCGGACTGTGAAGGCCCTCTGGCTGTTGCGCCATGTGGGACTGCTGAAACAGCCCGCGGCCACCCGGCCCCTGCAGGATCTGCCCCCGGCCGGCGCGCCGCACCGCACCGTGCCCAGGCTCGTGCCCTGCGAGCGCTACGCCCGGATGCGGCAGCGGCTTGCCGCTCTGGGCATTGGCCGTGTCGATACCATGGTCCAGGCCGAGACCGAATCCCCGGCGCCGCTCACGCCCGGCAAAAGACAGGCGCTGCTGCAGGCGCTCCTGGCCATTCTCTGGCGGCATCCGGACATTCCCCTGGAGCATTTGGCCGAGCCGCAGAAGATCTGGCTCGTGGATACCACGGTCTGGAAGTACGCCCAGGAATGGGACAATATCGTTTCCACCTATCAGCCCGAAACCCGCCGGATCCTGATCCGCGACGATCAGGTGAGGGACGGCAGGATGCTGGAGAGCGCCTTCCTGCAGGCCCTGGGCCAGTCGCTTCTGGGCAACTATGCGGCCCAGAAGAGCATGGAGCCGCTGCTCTTTCGCGGCAGCCCGGTGGGGCTGGTCTATCGCCTGCAGATGGCGGAGCCGGAGCGGCTCAAAAGTTTTCTGAAATGGAGCGACATCGGCTCCTATCTGCAGCTTATCCGGATGCGGCCCAGCGCCACGGAACAGGGGGTGTTCACCCGGGCGGTGAACCTTGCCGAAGGCTTCACGCCGCCGGGGCTCTATTTTGGGCTTTTTTATGCCTGGTATCTGGACAATGCGCTCGCGCCCACCATCGAGTACAAGATGGCCATCATGCGCAATGCCCGCGCCAGCATGATTGCAGAGCAGGCCCGCATGAGCCGGCGCCGCGGGGATACCATCGACTTTTTCCGTGAGAAGGTCTTCCGGCAGGGAGCGCTGCTGTCCGCCGCCCGCTGA
- the kdsB gene encoding 3-deoxy-manno-octulosonate cytidylyltransferase translates to MSPSVSVIIPSRYQSSRLAGKPLVLIAGKPMIQHVVERASASPLVRQVVVATDDERIADAVAAFGGSFVMTNIGHKSGTDRLAEAAGKLGLSDDDIVVNVQGDQPLFAPAILAEVVQPLLDEPELPMATLVYRITRPEEITNPNHVKTVFDRRGRALYFSRSPIPCFRDGNQLEAPSYRHLGFYAYRKQFLDTFVALPMGQWERLEKLEQLRALEHGYTIRVALTSHDSIEVDTAADVDRVEQMLAQGW, encoded by the coding sequence ATGAGCCCATCTGTTTCCGTCATTATCCCGTCCCGCTATCAGAGCAGCCGCCTCGCGGGCAAACCACTGGTTCTGATCGCCGGCAAACCCATGATCCAGCACGTGGTCGAGCGCGCGTCCGCCTCGCCCCTGGTCAGGCAGGTGGTGGTGGCCACCGATGACGAGCGCATAGCGGATGCGGTCGCGGCCTTTGGCGGCAGCTTTGTCATGACGAATATCGGGCACAAAAGCGGCACCGACCGCCTGGCCGAGGCGGCCGGCAAGCTCGGTCTCTCCGACGACGATATCGTGGTCAATGTCCAGGGCGATCAGCCCCTGTTCGCGCCGGCCATCCTGGCCGAGGTCGTCCAGCCGCTGCTGGACGAGCCGGAACTGCCCATGGCCACCCTTGTCTACAGGATCACCCGGCCCGAAGAAATAACCAATCCCAATCACGTGAAAACCGTGTTTGACCGAAGGGGCCGGGCGCTCTACTTTTCCCGCTCGCCGATTCCCTGCTTTCGCGACGGCAACCAGCTCGAGGCCCCCAGCTACCGGCATCTGGGCTTTTACGCCTACCGCAAGCAATTCCTCGACACCTTCGTGGCCCTGCCCATGGGCCAGTGGGAGCGGCTGGAGAAGCTGGAACAGCTTCGTGCCCTGGAACACGGCTACACCATCCGCGTGGCGCTGACCAGCCACGACTCCATCGAGGTGGACACGGCCGCGGATGTCGACCGGGTGGAGCAGATGCTGGCCCAGGGGTGGTAA
- a CDS encoding class I SAM-dependent methyltransferase — protein sequence MIKEHWPLKSLEETAALSVWADSGADRIQAGRLAERLGLPMAQGQPAHGLALRFGAHGLELCCTRGGADVLCLRGDFTRMLPRLQPGSLQRELLVRAARIRRPTGRLVAIDATAGLGEDAMLLAAAGFSVQLYESNPVIAALLADALDRAAGVPALAPVVSRMQLHETDSRTALPKLPAPPDVILLDPMFPARHKSALVKKKLQLLQMLACPCADEAALLMAAIAARPRKVLVKRPLKGACLAGIKASHSFTGRAIRIDCLVLPGPQTH from the coding sequence ATGATCAAGGAACATTGGCCACTGAAAAGCCTGGAGGAAACGGCTGCCCTGAGCGTCTGGGCAGACAGCGGCGCGGACAGGATACAGGCCGGGCGGCTGGCCGAACGGCTCGGCCTGCCGATGGCGCAGGGGCAGCCCGCCCATGGTCTGGCACTGCGCTTCGGCGCCCATGGTCTTGAGTTGTGCTGCACCCGCGGCGGGGCAGATGTGCTGTGTCTGAGAGGCGATTTCACCCGGATGCTGCCGCGCCTGCAGCCAGGCAGTCTCCAGCGTGAACTGCTGGTACGGGCTGCCCGGATCCGACGCCCAACAGGCCGGCTGGTGGCCATTGACGCCACCGCCGGACTGGGCGAAGACGCCATGCTGCTGGCAGCCGCCGGATTTTCGGTGCAGCTCTACGAGTCCAATCCGGTGATCGCGGCCCTGCTTGCCGATGCCCTGGACAGGGCGGCCGGCGTGCCGGCACTGGCCCCGGTGGTCAGCCGGATGCAGCTCCACGAGACCGACAGCCGCACGGCCCTGCCCAAACTGCCCGCCCCACCCGATGTCATCCTGCTGGACCCCATGTTTCCGGCCCGCCACAAGAGCGCTCTGGTCAAGAAAAAGCTCCAGCTGCTCCAGATGCTGGCCTGCCCCTGCGCGGACGAAGCCGCGCTCCTCATGGCGGCCATTGCGGCCCGGCCCCGCAAGGTGCTGGTCAAGCGGCCGCTCAAGGGCGCCTGTCTTGCCGGCATCAAAGCCTCCCATTCGTTCACCGGCCGGGCCATCCGCATTGACTGTCTGGTCCTGCCCGGTCCCCAGACGCATTGA
- a CDS encoding D-alanyl-D-alanine carboxypeptidase family protein has translation MKVLIPVLFVLGLVCPAGSAPAAPAPGIAKTPYCSALSINAETGEVLFEDNADAQVYPASVLKLMDLYIVLSRIESGKLALSDMVQVTPEAAGMGGSQVYLDEKEQFPVEELLYALMVQSANDAATALAIHIAGSREAFVGLMNQTAQELGMTHTTFHSEHGLPPGKGQEPDVTTARDMAILCRELVKRPNALHYTSTITRGFRNDQFIMHNHNKLLGLAPGVDGLKTGYFRQAGYSIAATAPQNGQRVITLVMGSASAKERDAKALEILRTSLARLPPRTEAPKASQLAQPQHLPSAPQEAAPAVEEKPAARGPLSAGWGKFFLGLGIGLLVFVGIILAAGRYLRNQRSRGMYLRRR, from the coding sequence ATGAAAGTGCTGATTCCGGTTCTTTTTGTTCTTGGTCTCGTTTGCCCTGCAGGCAGCGCTCCGGCTGCGCCTGCCCCGGGCATCGCCAAAACGCCCTATTGCTCGGCCCTGAGCATCAACGCGGAAACCGGCGAAGTCCTTTTTGAAGACAATGCCGATGCCCAGGTCTATCCGGCCAGTGTCCTCAAACTAATGGATCTCTACATCGTGCTCAGCCGTATAGAATCAGGAAAACTGGCGCTGAGCGACATGGTGCAGGTTACGCCGGAGGCGGCCGGAATGGGCGGGTCCCAGGTCTATCTGGACGAAAAGGAACAGTTCCCGGTGGAGGAACTCCTCTATGCCCTCATGGTGCAATCGGCCAACGATGCCGCCACCGCGCTGGCCATTCACATCGCCGGTTCCCGGGAGGCCTTTGTCGGGCTGATGAATCAGACCGCGCAGGAACTGGGCATGACGCATACCACCTTTCACAGCGAACACGGCCTGCCGCCCGGCAAAGGCCAAGAGCCGGACGTGACCACGGCCCGGGATATGGCGATCCTCTGCCGGGAGCTGGTCAAACGGCCCAATGCCCTGCACTATACCAGCACCATCACCCGGGGCTTTCGCAATGACCAATTCATCATGCACAATCACAACAAGCTGCTCGGCCTGGCTCCGGGCGTGGATGGCCTGAAAACCGGCTACTTCCGGCAGGCCGGCTATTCCATCGCCGCCACCGCCCCGCAGAACGGACAAAGGGTGATTACGCTTGTGATGGGCAGTGCCAGCGCCAAGGAACGGGACGCCAAGGCACTGGAAATTCTGCGCACCTCTCTGGCCAGGTTGCCGCCCAGAACAGAAGCCCCCAAGGCCTCGCAGCTTGCCCAGCCGCAGCACCTGCCGTCGGCGCCGCAGGAGGCTGCGCCGGCCGTGGAGGAAAAACCGGCGGCCAGGGGCCCCTTATCCGCAGGCTGGGGCAAATTCTTCCTCGGCCTGGGGATCGGACTGCTCGTTTTTGTCGGCATCATTCTGGCCGCCGGCCGCTATCTGCGCAACCAACGGAGCAGAGGCATGTATCTCCGCAGGCGTTAG
- a CDS encoding citrate/2-methylcitrate synthase, translating into MTDNKKSESSEKQVSEAGLADVVACNSGISLIDGQAGQLLYRGYDAVELARHSTFEEVAYLLWYGRLPGLSEFEAFLDGFTGSMRLPVETVMIMRMFPHVATPMEILRTAVSSMGHWDPDSGVTRLDALMRKAQRITERMPLIISSYQRLRNGMEPIEPRSNSGIAMNFLYTLTGKEPDPVMVRAMDSALILHADHELNASTFTARVVAATLTDIYSCITSAIAALKGPLHGGANAEVMNMLDAIGDPARADSWVKQRLSEKKKIPGFGHRVYRCEDPRATALRETARKITTMTGNTHYFEIAEEVEKTMLANTKVFPNVDFFSGTLYNAMGIPSELFTPIFAISRVVGWTAHILEQLKNNRLIRPTANYVGPSLTPYVDISARS; encoded by the coding sequence ATGACAGATAACAAAAAGAGTGAAAGCAGTGAAAAGCAGGTCAGCGAAGCGGGGCTTGCCGATGTGGTGGCCTGCAACTCGGGCATTTCGCTGATCGATGGCCAGGCAGGGCAACTGCTCTACCGGGGCTACGATGCGGTAGAGCTGGCCCGGCATTCCACCTTCGAGGAGGTGGCCTACCTGCTCTGGTACGGCCGGCTGCCGGGCTTAAGCGAGTTCGAGGCCTTTCTGGACGGCTTCACCGGGTCCATGCGCCTGCCCGTGGAAACGGTCATGATTATGCGTATGTTCCCCCATGTCGCCACGCCGATGGAGATCCTGCGCACCGCCGTATCCTCCATGGGTCACTGGGATCCGGACAGCGGCGTCACCCGCCTGGACGCCCTCATGCGCAAGGCCCAGCGCATCACCGAACGCATGCCGCTGATCATCTCCTCCTATCAGCGTCTGCGAAACGGCATGGAGCCCATCGAACCGCGCAGCAACAGCGGCATTGCCATGAACTTCCTCTACACGCTGACCGGCAAGGAGCCCGATCCGGTCATGGTCAGGGCCATGGACAGCGCGCTCATTCTGCATGCCGACCATGAGCTGAACGCGTCCACCTTCACCGCGCGGGTCGTGGCTGCCACCCTGACCGACATTTATTCGTGCATCACCAGCGCCATTGCAGCCCTGAAAGGACCGCTGCACGGCGGCGCGAACGCCGAGGTCATGAACATGCTGGATGCAATCGGCGATCCGGCCCGGGCCGATTCCTGGGTCAAGCAGCGGCTCTCGGAAAAGAAAAAGATTCCGGGTTTCGGCCACCGGGTCTACCGCTGCGAAGACCCACGCGCCACGGCCCTCAGGGAAACCGCCCGGAAAATCACCACCATGACCGGCAATACCCACTACTTTGAAATTGCCGAGGAGGTGGAGAAAACCATGCTGGCGAACACCAAGGTTTTCCCCAATGTGGACTTCTTCTCCGGGACGCTCTACAACGCCATGGGCATCCCCAGCGAGCTGTTCACCCCCATTTTCGCCATCAGCCGCGTCGTGGGCTGGACGGCCCACATCCTGGAGCAATTGAAAAACAACCGGCTCATCAGGCCAACCGCCAACTACGTCGGGCCGTCACTGACGCCCTACGTCGATATCAGCGCCCGCTCCTGA
- a CDS encoding thermonuclease family protein, which produces MWTAQVVSLADGDSFQVRRSGKTLRVRLHGIDSPELRQSYGRAALQAARHLLAGREVVLQTVSRDSYGRVVALVWADGRLVNREMVRCGAAWMYPHFCKFPSLCGEWARLQDEARSARLGLWQEPDPAPPWAWRKMHPRERW; this is translated from the coding sequence GTGTGGACGGCACAGGTCGTCAGTCTGGCAGATGGGGATTCCTTCCAGGTGCGGCGCAGTGGCAAAACGCTGCGCGTGCGCCTGCACGGCATTGACAGTCCGGAGCTTCGGCAAAGCTATGGCCGGGCAGCGCTGCAGGCTGCCCGGCATTTGCTGGCAGGTCGTGAGGTGGTGCTGCAAACCGTATCCAGGGATTCCTATGGCCGCGTGGTAGCGCTGGTCTGGGCTGACGGCCGGCTGGTCAACCGCGAGATGGTGCGATGCGGGGCTGCCTGGATGTATCCGCATTTTTGCAAGTTTCCCAGCCTGTGCGGTGAATGGGCCCGCTTGCAGGACGAGGCCCGCTCCGCCCGTTTGGGACTGTGGCAGGAACCAGACCCGGCGCCACCCTGGGCATGGCGGAAAATGCATCCCCGGGAGCGCTGGTGA